A genomic window from Triticum urartu cultivar G1812 chromosome 7, Tu2.1, whole genome shotgun sequence includes:
- the LOC125525968 gene encoding mediator of RNA polymerase II transcription subunit 15a-like translates to MDANWRPTQGSDPAAAAAGVDPNALPAAGGDWRAQLQPEARSRIVNKIMETLKKHLPVSVPEGLNELQKIAVRFEEKIYTAATNQSDYLRKISLKMLSMETKTQQAPGNVQVIPNQNNSAHGLPPQGSNQAQTSVIPLMSQQQARQPNSSTSVQASSLANIGQNLPGVNQTSTMQNASVMPQNTMNNGLVQGTSQDIYAAQRQMAGRQQQQQSQQLIYHQQQMLMKQKLQQNSLMQPHIQQQQSLLQPTQTQSSQQSMMQMSSGLHPGQSTVPQTQPMAMQSATQSGIQQNQLNSVQQSVQSLLQQPQQSVGRQQQQAQPSMHQQPSLQSPQPNIPLQQQHQQLMGQQPNAQQNQLIGQQNGAMEMQQQQRLPVQSNNLLNVQQTQQMLNQTSTPLHQPQQLGSQSNMSSLQQQQQNQQPQQLLGTVPNVSNMQRMHMLQTKVQQPQQQQHAQQPPMGLMQPQSQHNQLQQSQQHLMSQFQSQPNQLQQQLGMQQSSMQQRLQTSGGMLLQKNNMDQQKQFIQAHRGLQEVSSSTSADSTAQTGHAGAGDWQEEIYQMIKSLKDQYFAELSELFNKISVKLQHVDSIIPPQKPSEQYDRMKSFKIMLERILQMLQISKSTIQPAMRDKVPQYEKQIISILNSQRRKPVQPQIQQHFQPPAGQAPNSSISQQQQPSQTLQQHDSHTNPQASLSSMSTGLQSSSAAGIQHVPAPPTKNFSAPTQQNGANIQHQADSNLETAQGGNFNSLQHGSVSSALQQGSTVPMQGTMNTQLQTSSSMLSHNSMSTMQPNGNSMQANASSFLQLKQQQQDHQMMQSQQMKRQMFQQYQQKQQMLQQQLPVQQHLQKQQPVQMQIPQLHAGNDVNELKVRQGTAMKPGMYQQHLGQRSNYYHQQLKQSGAFPISSPQNNLQASSPQISHHSPQVDQHNPLPSQVKTGTPLHSVNSPFVPSPSPSIAPSPITVDSDKPHSNISSLTNTGQAGHQQTSLVPQTQSIAVNTPGISASPLLAEFTSVDGSQANMPTQAPTKSSAVERPLVRLLKALRTTQRESLNAAVSDIRSVVSMIDRIAGSAPGNGSRAAVGEDLVAMTKCRLQARNFITNDGSGASKKMKRDTSAMPLNVSSAGSFNDSFKQTFSVDTPDLQSTATSQAKWQKIEVNHALLEEIQEINQQLIDTELHVCEDDAESFAGTCEGAEGTVIKCTFTAVAVSPSLKSIFASAQMSPIMPLRLLVPASYPKCSPVLLDKFPDEQRNSEDLSMKAKSKFSILLRGLAEPMSLREIARTWDACARKTIAEYAQKTGGGSFSSSYGCWESCVGA, encoded by the exons ATGGACGCCAACTGGCGGCCCACCCAAGGGTCGGACCCCGCCGCGGCGGCCGCCGGCGTTGACCCGAACGCCCTGCCCGCCGCCGGAGGTGATTGGCGCGCCCAGCTCCAGCCCGAGGCGCGCAGCAGGATCGTCAATAAGAT AATGGAAACTCTCAAGAAGCATCTGCCAGTATCTGTGCCAGAGGGACTGAACGAACTTCAAAAAATCGCTGTGCGATTCGAAGAGAAGATCTATACTGCAGCAACCAATCAG TCTGATTATTTGCGGAAGATTTCTCTGAAAATGCTCTCTATGGAGACGAAGACACAACAGGCTCCTGGAAATGTTCAAGTGATACCAAATCAAAACAACTCTG CTCATGGACTCCCACCACAAGGCAGCAATCAAGCACAAACATCAGTAATTCCCTTGATGTCTCAGCAACAGGCCCGGCAGCCAAATAGCTCTACATCTGTACAAGCTTCTTCCCTCGCTAATATCGGACAGAACTTGCCAGGTGTCAACCAAACATCAACGATGCAGAATGCGTCTGTCATGCCACAGAACACAATGAATAATGGCTTGGTGCAAGGTACTTCACAAGATATTTATGCTGCACAAAGGCAAATGGCAGGAAGGCAGCAACAGCAACAATCACAACAATTAATTTATCATCAGCAGCAAATGCTTATGAAGCAGAAATTGCAGCAGAATTCACTTATGCAACCGCATATTCAGCAGCAGCAGTCTTTGTTGCAGCCAACACAGACGCAATCTTCACAGCAATCCATGATGCAAATGTCATCTGGCCTTCACCCTGGGCAGTCTACCGTTCCACAGACGCAGCCAATGGCCATGCAGTCAGCTACTCAGAGTGGTATTCAACAGAATCAATTGAATTCCGTACAACAATCTGTGCAATCATTGCTCCAGCAACCTCAGCAATCTGTTGGGAGGCAGCAGCAACAAGCACAGCCCTCCATGCATCAACAGCCTTCTTTGCAGAGTCCGCAGCCCAATATTCCTTTACAACAGCAGCATCAACAGTTGATGGGACAGCAACCAAATGCACAACAAAATCAGCTAATTGGACAACAGAATGGTGCTATGGAGATGCAGCAGCAACAGAGGCTACCAGTTCAGTCAAATAATCTCTTGAATGTGCAGCAAACACAGCAGATGTTGAACCAGACGTCTACGCCTTTGCATCAGCCGCAACAATTGGGCTCTCAGTCAAACATGTCGAGTCTACAGCAGCAGCAACAAAATCAACAGCCGCAGCAGCTTCTTGGGACTGTACCTAATGTTTCAAACATGCAGCGGATGCATATGCTCCAAACAAAAGTTCAGCAACCACAGCAACAACAGCATGCTCAGCAGCCACCAATGGGTTTGATGCAACCTCAGTCTCAACACAACCAACTTCAACAATCGCAACAGCATCTTATGTCGCAGTTCCAGTCTCAGCCTAACCAACTACAACAGCAATTAGGGATGCAGCAATCCTCCATGCAGCAAAGACTTCAAACTTCAGGAGGCATGCTCTTGCAAAAAAATAACATGGATCAGCAAAAACAATTTATTCAGGCACATAGGGGCCTTCAAGAAGTTTCCTCTAGTA CATCTGCGGACTCTACTGCTCAAACAGGCCATGCAGGTGCAGGTGATTGGCAAGAGGAGATATATCAAATG ATTAAGAGCTTGAAGGACCAATACTTTGCAGAACTCAGTGAGTTGTTCAATAAGATATCTGTGAAGCTACAGCATGTTGACAGCATTATACCACCTCAAAAGCCATCTGAGCAGTATGATAGAATGAAGAGCTTTAAAATAATGTTGGAACGTATATTACAAATGCTGCAAATTAGCAAGAGTACCATCCAACCTGCTATGAGGGACAAAGTTCCTCAATACGAGAAACAGATTATCAGTATCTTGAATTCACAAAGAAGGAAGCCAGTACAGCCACAAATACAGCAACACTTCCAGCCACCTGCAGGACAAGCTCCTAATTCTAGCATTTCACAGCAGCAACAGCCTTCCCAAACTTTGCAGCAGCATGATAGTCATACTAATCCTCAAGCAAGTTTGTCAAGCATGAGCACTGGGTTACAGTCCTCTAGTGCAGCTGGTATCCAGCATGTACCTGCGCCTCCAACAAAGAACTTCAGTGCCCCCACACAGCAAAATGGTGCAAACATACAGCATCAGGCTGACTCTAATTTGGAGACTGCTCAAGGAGGCAATTTCAATTCTTTGCAGCATGGTTCAGTGAGTAGTGCATTACAACAGGGAAGCACTGTGCCGATGCAGGGAACAATGAATACACAACTGCAGACAAGTAGTAGCATGTTATCTCACAACTCAATGAGTACGATGCAACCTAACGGTAACTCCATgcaagcaaatgcaagttcatttCTGCAGCTGAAGCAGCAACAGCAGGATCATCAAATGATGCAGAGTCAGCAAATGAAGCGTCAGATGTTTCAACAGTACCAGCAAAAGCAACAAATGCTTCAACAGCAGCTCCCAGTACAGCAACACTTGCAGAAACAGCAGCCGGTACAGATGCAGATTCCACAGCTTCATGCTGGAAATGACGTTAACGAGTTAAAGGTTAGACAAGGAACTGCAATGAAACCTGGTATGTATCAACAGCACTTGGGCCAACGCAGTAACTATTATCATCAGCAGTTGAAACAGAGTGGTGCTTTCCCAATTTCGTCACCACAAAACAACCTTCAAGCATCATCCCCACAAATTTCTCACCATTCTCCTCAGGTTGATCAGCACAATCCATTGCCATCTCAAGTCAAGACTGGGACACCCTTGCATTCAGTTAACTCACCATTTGTTCCATCACCATCCCCGTCTATCGCCCCTTCTCCTATAACAGTGGATTCAGACAAACCACACTCCAATATATCATCACTTACTAATACTGGGCAGGCTGGACATCAGCAAACATCCCTAGTGCCACAAACACAATCGATTGCTGTGAACACACCAGGGATATCAGCATCGCCCTTGCTAGCAGAATTTACAAGCGTGGATGGAAGTCAGGCTAACATGCCAACTCAAGCTCCAACCAAATCAAGTGCAGTAGAAAGGCCTCTGGTTCGCTTACTTAAAGCA TTGCGAACAACACAGCGCGAGTCTCTTAATGCTGCAGTTAGCGACATTCGATCTGTTGTCAGCATGATTGACAGGATTGCTGGGTCAGCACCTGGTAATGGCTCGAGAGCTGCTGTTGGTGAAGATTTAGTTGCTATGACAAAGTGCCGGTTACAAGCCAGGAATTTTATAACAAATGATGGAAGTGGTGCATCGAAGAAAATGAAGCGTGATACAAGTGCCATGCCTCTTAATGTGTCATCAGCTGGAAGTTTCAACGATAGCTTCAAGCAAACATTTAGTGTAGATACCCCTGATCTACAATCAACTGCAACCTCACAGGCCAAGTGGCAAAAAATTGAG GTAAATCATGCTCTCTTGGAGGAGATCCAGGAGATAAACCAACAGCTCATAGACACGGAGCTCCATGTATGCGAGGACGATGCCGAGTCATTCGCTGGTACATGTGAAGGAGCTGAAGGGACAGTCATCAAATGCACATTTACTGCTGTGGCTGTTAGTCCGAGCTTGAAGTCCATTTTTGCATCTGCACAGATG AGCCCAATTATGCCGTTGAGGTTGCTTGTTCCTGCTAGCTACCCTAAATGCTCCCCGGTGCTCCTCGACAAGTTTCCGGATGAACAAAG AAACTCGGAAGACCTGTCTATGAAAGCAAAGTCAAAGTTTAGCATATTACTGCGGGGTCTAGCTGAGCCCATGTCGCTGCGAGAAATCGCAAGGACATGGGATGCTTGTGCACGCAAAACCATTGCAGAGTATGCTCAGAAGACTGGCGGAGGAAGTTTCAGTTCGAGTTATGGTTGCTGGGAAAGTTGTGTAGGTGCTTGA